The following proteins are encoded in a genomic region of Fundidesulfovibrio putealis DSM 16056:
- a CDS encoding HD domain-containing protein, protein MSQSFKDAVGICKAIIRNGYDAYVINARLQKALLAGSNQPELDVCTDAGLDELQKLFPNVSQERGESFARLKEGETLINFYHADAADASHPEECLVRLTSRLAKRLTETEELPPNLACPYLPRTEDPLDGFADFSGGVIRFKGIQDQTLRQDYLRAIRAMRYAANFGLPIGPNSWMAILRAGQRVLDYVPVSDIMDEWRKVEAENMHVFVRLLYESMILHGLLPEIAALARIKQKKNDTEDESVFEHTLNVMKHYPDELPYDWFGTLSCLFHDVGKLHTAEIVDGQWNFHQHHRVGAKVARRLLSSLRMPHDEIDLICHLVRHHMRFHFMLTDKGIRRFKALDEYPRLIEHARADIKARGGTYKEFNHNMKMLDRTEIREEELEPLLNGKEIMTILAIPPGPAVGVIRDALLQAQVMGDVQTVEQAVDFVKKYSAREQLNG, encoded by the coding sequence ATGAGTCAGTCTTTCAAGGACGCCGTAGGCATCTGCAAGGCCATCATCCGCAACGGGTACGACGCCTACGTCATCAACGCCAGGCTGCAGAAGGCCCTGCTGGCCGGAAGCAACCAGCCCGAGTTGGACGTCTGCACCGACGCGGGCCTCGATGAACTTCAGAAGCTGTTCCCCAACGTCTCCCAGGAGCGCGGCGAATCATTCGCACGCCTCAAGGAAGGCGAGACCCTCATCAATTTCTATCACGCCGACGCCGCCGACGCCTCGCACCCCGAGGAATGCCTGGTGCGCCTGACCTCGCGCCTGGCCAAGCGCCTCACCGAGACCGAGGAGCTGCCGCCCAACCTGGCCTGCCCCTACCTGCCCCGCACCGAGGACCCCCTGGACGGCTTCGCCGACTTCTCCGGCGGCGTCATCCGCTTCAAGGGCATCCAGGACCAGACGCTCAGGCAGGACTACCTGCGCGCCATCCGCGCCATGCGCTACGCCGCCAACTTCGGCCTGCCCATCGGCCCCAACTCCTGGATGGCCATCCTGCGCGCCGGACAGCGCGTGCTGGACTACGTGCCCGTCTCGGACATCATGGACGAATGGCGCAAGGTCGAGGCCGAGAACATGCACGTGTTCGTGCGGCTCCTGTACGAATCCATGATCCTGCACGGCCTGCTGCCCGAAATCGCGGCCCTGGCGCGCATCAAGCAGAAGAAGAACGACACCGAGGACGAGTCCGTCTTCGAGCACACCCTGAATGTGATGAAGCACTACCCGGACGAACTGCCCTACGACTGGTTCGGCACCCTGTCCTGCCTGTTCCACGACGTGGGCAAGCTCCACACCGCCGAAATCGTCGACGGCCAGTGGAACTTCCACCAGCACCACCGCGTGGGCGCCAAGGTCGCCCGCAGGCTGCTCTCCAGCCTGCGCATGCCCCACGACGAGATCGACCTGATCTGCCATCTGGTGCGCCATCACATGCGCTTCCACTTCATGCTCACCGACAAGGGCATCCGCCGTTTCAAGGCCCTGGACGAATACCCGCGCCTGATCGAGCACGCCCGCGCCGACATCAAGGCGCGCGGCGGCACCTACAAGGAATTCAACCACAACATGAAAATGCTCGACCGCACGGAGATCCGCGAGGAAGAGCTCGAACCGCTGCTCAACGGCAAGGAAATCATGACCATCCTGGCCATCCCCCCCGGACCCGCCGTGGGCGTGATCCGCGACGCGCTGCTCCAGGCCCAGGTCATGGGCGACGTGCAGACCGTGGAACAGGCAGTGGACTTCGTGAAGAAGTACTCCGCCCGGGAGCAGCTGAACGGATGA
- a CDS encoding ADP-ribosylglycohydrolase family protein, translating into MTDNAKAMVLGSFLGDSLALGVHWIYDQGLIAQTHGRLDGLKAPAPGSYHATRQAGDFTHYGDQALLLLQCVADKSGFDPADFSSRWRAMFEGGYTGYVDRATRNTLSQLAAGWEPLDAGSASDDLSAAARIAPLVYAYRDNLEALIPACRTQAAMTHNNGKVLDASEFFARTTHAVLSGSSPIDAMTAALEGRFPGSPLHGWFKQGLDAASEDSILAIARFGQSCHVDGAFQSVVQLIARHQGAPAEALVDSAMAGGDSAARNMIVGMVLCAQSGIGGIPQDWLGALAKKDEIEALLARLG; encoded by the coding sequence ATGACAGACAACGCCAAAGCCATGGTGCTGGGCTCTTTCCTAGGCGATTCGCTGGCCCTGGGAGTGCACTGGATTTACGATCAGGGCCTGATAGCCCAAACCCACGGTCGCCTGGACGGGCTCAAGGCACCGGCACCCGGTTCCTACCATGCCACCAGGCAGGCCGGGGACTTCACCCACTACGGCGATCAGGCCCTTCTTCTTCTCCAGTGCGTGGCCGACAAATCCGGCTTCGATCCCGCCGACTTCTCCTCCCGCTGGCGCGCCATGTTCGAGGGCGGCTACACCGGCTACGTGGACCGGGCTACCCGCAACACGCTTTCCCAACTGGCAGCCGGGTGGGAACCCCTGGACGCCGGGTCCGCTTCGGACGACCTGTCGGCGGCCGCGCGCATCGCCCCGCTGGTCTACGCGTACCGCGACAATCTCGAAGCCCTGATCCCGGCCTGCCGCACCCAGGCCGCCATGACCCACAATAACGGCAAAGTCCTGGACGCTTCCGAATTCTTCGCGCGCACAACACACGCAGTACTCTCCGGTTCATCCCCCATCGACGCCATGACTGCTGCGCTCGAAGGCCGCTTCCCCGGCTCACCGCTGCACGGCTGGTTCAAGCAGGGGCTGGACGCCGCCTCTGAAGACTCCATCCTGGCCATCGCGCGCTTCGGGCAGAGCTGCCACGTGGACGGAGCGTTCCAGTCCGTGGTGCAACTCATTGCGCGCCATCAGGGCGCGCCTGCCGAGGCGCTGGTCGATTCCGCCATGGCCGGGGGAGACTCCGCCGCGCGCAACATGATCGTGGGCATGGTGCTGTGCGCCCAGTCCGGCATCGGGGGCATCCCTCAGGATTGGCTGGGGGCGCTTGCCAAGAAGGACGAGATAGAGGCGCTGCTGGCTCGCCTGGGATAA
- a CDS encoding response regulator yields the protein MTHESSVPRPPAGNEAVPRRRILVADDDEVNRRLAGMILSRAGHEATVVESGEAALAELCAASYDLILLDVEMPGLSGPETAERIRREHHAPGQCTVIVALTAHSGHREHACCLESGMDAVLVKPLSLEALLPWLSPCGDA from the coding sequence ATGACCCACGAAAGCAGCGTCCCCCGCCCTCCCGCTGGCAACGAAGCAGTTCCCCGGCGTCGCATCCTGGTGGCCGACGACGACGAGGTGAATCGGCGTCTGGCCGGGATGATCCTCAGCCGTGCCGGGCATGAGGCCACAGTGGTGGAGAGCGGCGAAGCGGCCCTGGCCGAGCTTTGCGCAGCCAGTTACGACCTCATCCTTCTGGATGTGGAGATGCCGGGGCTGAGCGGTCCCGAGACCGCCGAGCGCATCCGCCGCGAGCATCACGCCCCCGGACAGTGCACGGTCATCGTGGCCCTGACCGCCCACAGCGGACACAGGGAGCACGCCTGCTGCCTGGAAAGCGGCATGGACGCCGTGCTGGTCAAACCGCTCAGCCTGGAGGCGCTCTTGCCGTGGCTGTCTCCGTGCGGCGACGCCTGA
- a CDS encoding EF-hand domain-containing protein → MKRVIAFVFALALTASLSGMALAQAPAAAPAPAPAVDDAAPAPTGEKAFKVLDANGDGKVTKEEFMAAAQKRAAARYDKLDTQNKGYLTKEDFTAARGKAREKAEARKAKKAAAPQQ, encoded by the coding sequence ATGAAACGCGTTATCGCCTTCGTGTTCGCTCTCGCTCTGACCGCCAGCCTCTCCGGCATGGCCCTGGCCCAGGCTCCCGCAGCCGCCCCTGCCCCCGCTCCCGCCGTTGACGACGCCGCTCCCGCCCCCACCGGCGAGAAAGCCTTCAAGGTGCTGGACGCCAACGGAGACGGCAAGGTCACCAAGGAAGAGTTCATGGCCGCCGCCCAGAAGCGCGCAGCGGCGCGCTACGACAAGCTGGACACCCAGAACAAGGGCTACCTGACCAAGGAAGACTTCACGGCCGCGCGCGGCAAGGCGCGTGAAAAGGCCGAGGCCCGCAAAGCCAAAAAAGCTGCCGCCCCTCAGCAGTAA
- a CDS encoding B12-binding domain-containing radical SAM protein, with amino-acid sequence MSSKKRLLLINPPSNLNSGTQLHLENLGLAYLAASVRKHLGDSHDVYLWDCALVDPKLLHIQQLLDSTRPDYVGLSLTAMNADQGKTLARTVKEYNPGTKVLIGGILASSLPAEELSCFRPDAIIRGEGERTLPDILGVLDAQTCPSLLEVSQMQALDVDSLSWPARDMLPWQLLLHPQASMSASRGCPFHCNFCSIPQPGGTRKWRPRDIEDVVEEMAYINRDFDACHFYFVDDNFLLQTAAAFERAERFAELVMKKLPPVRFGFMCRSAAVDETLFKTLKRAGLSGVFLGIESFSQAVLDRYEKQETVKEHLQAMSTLNRLGITTNPGFIFFDPWTNTREINDNLSVMTSFSIPSLQSVNSKLTCYRGSKIEKRIPPCVQKQEEQTGIKQYDFQHLEAHELFKHCCSLFYQTLPAFHDYAIYQRHNYCVAYIQPYLLNTGRESLFLSYYDTCQSHWKKGDDVILELLQNFVNVRAQDMRTVKEVVAARAVPHWREGNTMAERYFRLARIVLLRQVAEAEPGQAKLASFAFTSPFSGLGIDTLFREAAENRTISPLVLAHILPFYTGDNAAEYFSRLMRCDDEAVAVATIRSALLCFYAPILDAAQEHLSRRSEPIGEAFSGILRRAKTLFGLNYPWYILSCSQPGFPPSPGGQA; translated from the coding sequence ATGAGCTCAAAAAAAAGACTTCTGCTCATCAATCCGCCGTCGAATCTGAACTCGGGCACTCAGCTTCACCTTGAAAACCTTGGGCTGGCGTATCTGGCGGCTTCTGTCCGGAAACATCTTGGAGATTCTCATGATGTTTATCTCTGGGATTGCGCCCTGGTTGATCCAAAACTGCTTCACATCCAACAACTGTTGGATTCCACAAGGCCCGATTACGTTGGGCTCTCCCTCACCGCGATGAACGCAGACCAAGGGAAGACTCTGGCGCGGACCGTCAAAGAGTACAATCCCGGAACCAAGGTGCTCATCGGCGGCATCTTGGCCTCATCGCTTCCCGCCGAGGAACTTTCCTGCTTCCGTCCAGACGCCATCATACGTGGAGAGGGGGAACGCACCCTCCCTGACATTCTCGGGGTTCTTGACGCGCAGACTTGCCCTTCCCTTCTCGAGGTCTCCCAGATGCAGGCCCTGGATGTGGACAGCCTCAGCTGGCCCGCGAGGGACATGCTCCCCTGGCAACTCCTGCTGCACCCGCAAGCCAGCATGTCCGCTTCTCGAGGCTGTCCTTTCCACTGTAACTTCTGCAGCATTCCGCAGCCAGGGGGCACGAGAAAGTGGCGCCCGCGCGACATTGAGGATGTCGTGGAGGAGATGGCATATATCAACAGGGATTTCGACGCCTGCCACTTCTACTTCGTCGACGACAACTTCCTGCTGCAGACGGCGGCCGCGTTTGAACGGGCCGAACGATTCGCCGAACTTGTCATGAAGAAGCTGCCTCCGGTGCGCTTCGGATTCATGTGCCGATCAGCCGCTGTCGACGAGACCCTCTTCAAGACACTCAAGCGGGCAGGCCTTTCTGGCGTGTTTCTAGGAATCGAATCCTTTTCCCAGGCCGTGCTCGACAGGTACGAGAAGCAAGAAACCGTGAAGGAGCACCTCCAGGCCATGTCAACGCTGAACAGGTTGGGTATTACAACCAACCCGGGATTCATCTTTTTCGATCCCTGGACAAACACTCGTGAGATTAACGACAATCTTTCCGTGATGACCTCGTTCAGCATCCCTTCGCTGCAGTCTGTGAATTCGAAACTGACATGTTACCGGGGTTCCAAGATAGAGAAGAGGATTCCCCCGTGCGTCCAAAAACAGGAGGAGCAGACCGGCATCAAACAGTATGACTTCCAGCACCTGGAAGCTCACGAACTCTTCAAGCACTGCTGCTCCCTGTTCTATCAGACGCTCCCAGCCTTCCACGATTATGCCATATACCAGAGGCACAACTACTGCGTCGCCTACATACAGCCATACCTGCTGAACACCGGCCGTGAGTCCCTGTTTTTATCATATTACGACACGTGCCAGTCCCACTGGAAAAAGGGGGACGACGTCATACTCGAGCTCTTGCAGAACTTCGTGAACGTACGCGCGCAAGACATGCGAACCGTAAAAGAAGTGGTGGCTGCGCGGGCCGTACCCCATTGGCGGGAAGGAAACACCATGGCGGAACGATATTTCCGGCTGGCCAGGATAGTGCTGCTGCGCCAGGTGGCCGAGGCGGAACCCGGCCAGGCCAAGCTGGCCTCATTCGCCTTCACCTCACCCTTCAGCGGCCTTGGAATTGATACCCTCTTCAGGGAAGCAGCAGAGAACCGGACCATAAGCCCACTCGTGCTGGCCCATATTCTCCCCTTTTATACGGGCGACAACGCGGCAGAATACTTCTCAAGGCTCATGCGATGTGATGACGAAGCCGTCGCCGTCGCTACCATCAGGTCAGCCCTGCTCTGCTTTTACGCCCCCATCCTCGATGCGGCACAAGAACACCTCTCGCGCAGAAGTGAACCTATAGGGGAGGCTTTCTCTGGGATTCTCCGACGGGCAAAGACACTTTTCGGCCTGAACTACCCCTGGTATATCCTATCATGCTCACAGCCGGGCTTTCCGCCGTCACCCGGCGGGCAGGCGTGA
- a CDS encoding manganese efflux pump MntP, with amino-acid sequence MPFLTLLAIAVALAMDAFAVALATGICLRQARASQTLRMALAFGVFQAAMPVAGWMLGLTVRDYIESFDHWAAFGLLALVGGKMIYEALKGEDTDDQCPPKDPTRGFQLIVLAVATSIDALAVGLSFAVLNEPIWFPALVIGVVCFAITALGVRIGCMAGHVSAVSRYAEIVGGVTLIGIGVKILLEHDALSAFLS; translated from the coding sequence ATGCCTTTCCTGACCCTCCTGGCCATAGCCGTGGCCCTGGCCATGGACGCCTTTGCCGTGGCCCTGGCTACGGGAATCTGTCTGCGCCAGGCGCGCGCCTCCCAGACGCTGCGCATGGCGCTGGCCTTCGGCGTGTTCCAGGCGGCCATGCCCGTGGCCGGATGGATGCTCGGCCTCACCGTGCGCGACTACATCGAATCCTTCGACCACTGGGCCGCGTTCGGCCTTTTGGCCCTGGTGGGCGGCAAGATGATCTACGAGGCCCTCAAGGGCGAGGACACGGACGATCAATGCCCGCCCAAGGACCCCACCAGGGGCTTTCAGCTCATCGTCCTGGCCGTGGCCACCAGCATCGACGCGCTGGCCGTTGGCCTGTCCTTTGCGGTGCTGAACGAGCCCATCTGGTTCCCGGCCCTGGTGATCGGCGTGGTGTGCTTCGCCATCACGGCCCTGGGCGTGCGCATCGGCTGCATGGCCGGGCACGTCAGCGCCGTCAGTCGCTACGCCGAGATCGTGGGCGGAGTGACGCTCATCGGCATCGGGGTGAAGATCCTCCTGGAGCACGACGCGCTTTCGGCATTCCTGTCCTAA
- a CDS encoding dihydroorotase, with the protein MSQADLVVRGAALAESPQAPVDLFAAKGRILALVPAGTRPVPEGAKVVEAEGMLLLPGLTDVHVHLREPGQEWKETIATGLSAAAKGGFVNVMCMANTDPVNDQASITETMLDKAAKSHPRGPRLFPVGALTLGLEGKSLAPLEELRAAGCKAYSNDGRPVADSELFRRALEYASDLGIPVIDHCEDPYLAPGAGVNEGEVSARLGLRGAPACGEAIQVARDCLLAQYLGVPIHLAHISSKMSVDVIREAKAKGAPVTAETCPHYLILTEEACEDYDTAAKVNPPLRTRADQQALLAALEDGTIDVLATDHAPHASHEKETPFDEAPNGISGLETALSVTWELVARGELSARTLVSAWCVRPAEIFALPLNRFQEGDPADFILFDPSARWTVTPKALASKGKNTPLMGRELTGVVRAAYVAGKNAL; encoded by the coding sequence GTGTCCCAAGCTGATCTCGTCGTACGCGGCGCGGCGCTGGCCGAAAGCCCTCAGGCCCCCGTGGACCTGTTCGCGGCCAAGGGGCGCATCCTGGCCCTGGTTCCCGCCGGAACCCGGCCCGTTCCCGAAGGGGCCAAGGTGGTGGAAGCCGAAGGCATGCTGCTTTTGCCCGGCCTCACGGACGTGCACGTCCACCTGCGCGAACCCGGCCAGGAATGGAAGGAAACCATCGCCACCGGCCTGTCCGCCGCCGCCAAGGGCGGCTTCGTCAACGTGATGTGCATGGCCAACACCGACCCGGTGAACGATCAGGCATCGATCACCGAGACCATGCTGGACAAGGCCGCCAAGTCCCACCCGCGCGGGCCGCGCCTGTTCCCGGTGGGCGCGCTCACCCTGGGCCTTGAGGGCAAATCCCTGGCTCCCCTGGAAGAGCTTCGCGCCGCAGGCTGCAAGGCCTACTCCAACGACGGCCGCCCCGTGGCCGACTCCGAACTGTTCCGCCGCGCCCTGGAATACGCCTCCGACCTGGGCATCCCGGTGATCGACCACTGCGAGGACCCGTATCTGGCCCCCGGAGCTGGCGTGAACGAAGGCGAAGTCAGCGCACGCCTGGGCCTTCGCGGCGCTCCCGCCTGCGGCGAGGCCATCCAGGTGGCGCGCGACTGCCTGCTGGCCCAGTATCTGGGCGTGCCGATCCATCTGGCGCACATTTCCAGCAAGATGAGCGTGGACGTGATCCGCGAGGCCAAGGCCAAGGGCGCTCCCGTCACGGCGGAGACCTGCCCGCATTACCTGATCCTCACCGAGGAGGCCTGCGAGGACTACGACACCGCCGCCAAGGTGAACCCACCGCTTCGCACCCGGGCGGACCAGCAAGCCTTGCTTGCGGCCCTGGAGGACGGCACCATCGACGTGCTGGCCACGGACCACGCGCCCCACGCCTCCCACGAGAAGGAAACCCCCTTCGACGAGGCCCCCAACGGCATCTCCGGGCTGGAAACGGCCCTGTCCGTCACCTGGGAGCTGGTGGCGCGCGGCGAACTCTCGGCCAGAACGCTCGTTTCGGCATGGTGCGTGCGCCCGGCTGAGATCTTCGCCCTGCCCCTGAACCGCTTCCAAGAGGGCGACCCGGCGGACTTCATCCTGTTCGACCCCTCGGCCCGCTGGACCGTCACTCCCAAAGCCCTGGCCTCCAAGGGCAAGAACACCCCGCTCATGGGGCGCGAACTGACCGGAGTGGTCAGGGCCGCCTATGTGGCGGGCAAAAACGCGCTCTAA
- a CDS encoding DUF475 domain-containing protein: MDIFSASLTVVGLCLFETISSIDNAIINAEVLSTMRPKYRRWFLVWGILIAVFAVRGLLPWFIVWVVTPGLGPIEALTATFSSDPSVLEAVRLASPPLLMGGGIFLVFLFFHWVFLEEKNFGLPGERFLMRQGVWFYAVASLILTVVVWYALKINPAIAFGAVVGSTAFFITHGFKQNAEQSERELMHSHRSDIAKILYLEVIDATFSIDGVLGAFAFTLSVPLILIGNGLGAYVVRELTVRNVETIKKYLFLKNGAMYSVLFLGTIMVLDAFGAPIPHWVSPVVTIIVVAYFFFKSRVAMR; this comes from the coding sequence ATGGATATCTTTTCCGCTTCGCTGACAGTCGTCGGCCTGTGCCTGTTCGAGACCATAAGCTCCATCGACAACGCGATAATAAACGCCGAAGTGCTCTCCACCATGCGCCCCAAGTACCGGCGCTGGTTTCTGGTGTGGGGCATCCTGATCGCGGTGTTCGCGGTGCGCGGGCTGCTGCCGTGGTTCATCGTGTGGGTGGTCACGCCGGGGCTCGGCCCCATCGAGGCACTGACCGCCACGTTCTCTTCCGACCCCAGCGTCCTGGAGGCCGTCAGGCTGGCGTCCCCGCCGTTGCTCATGGGCGGCGGCATATTCCTGGTGTTCCTGTTCTTCCACTGGGTGTTCCTGGAGGAGAAGAATTTCGGCCTGCCCGGCGAGCGCTTCCTGATGCGCCAGGGCGTGTGGTTCTACGCCGTGGCCTCGCTCATCCTCACGGTGGTGGTCTGGTACGCCCTCAAGATCAACCCGGCCATTGCGTTCGGCGCGGTGGTGGGTTCCACGGCCTTTTTCATCACCCACGGGTTCAAGCAGAACGCCGAGCAGAGCGAGCGGGAGCTGATGCACTCGCACCGCTCCGATATCGCAAAGATCCTCTATCTGGAGGTCATCGACGCCACGTTCTCCATCGACGGCGTGCTGGGAGCCTTCGCCTTCACCCTGTCCGTGCCGCTCATCCTTATCGGTAACGGCCTGGGCGCGTACGTGGTGCGCGAACTCACAGTGCGCAACGTCGAGACCATCAAAAAATACCTGTTCCTGAAAAACGGAGCCATGTATTCGGTGCTCTTCCTGGGTACAATCATGGTGCTGGACGCCTTCGGCGCACCCATCCCGCACTGGGTCTCCCCGGTGGTGACCATCATCGTTGTGGCCTACTTCTTCTTCAAGTCGCGCGTGGCCATGCGTTGA
- the rlmN gene encoding 23S rRNA (adenine(2503)-C(2))-methyltransferase RlmN encodes MTQSANAPASPDQGDRPNLLDLSFHQLEDFVTRLGEPPFRARQVWQWLWQKGAASPLEMTNLSKEMRARLDESAVIRLPVISKQLQSSDGTIKLLLDLGEGVGIETVLIPEKTHYTQCLSSQAGCAMACTFCRTGQMGLTRNLTHGEILGQILVARTVLASLDTKLSLRNLVFMGMGEPLLNYNNLLQSLESLHHPQGLDFSSRRVTVSTVGIVPGILEFGRAGLGALAVSLHAPDQALREKLMPKAAKALPLDKLLEVLKKIPLKPRENITFEYVLLGGVNDSPQQARDLVRILSHVKGKVNLIAYNASPGLPYDAPSPEAVEAFQKILWDKGITVTLRKSKGRDIFAACGQLLAASADE; translated from the coding sequence ATGACCCAGTCCGCCAACGCGCCCGCGTCTCCTGACCAGGGCGACCGGCCCAACCTGCTGGACCTGAGCTTCCACCAGCTGGAAGACTTCGTCACGCGCCTGGGAGAACCGCCCTTCCGCGCGCGTCAGGTCTGGCAGTGGCTGTGGCAGAAGGGCGCAGCCTCCCCCCTGGAGATGACCAACCTCTCCAAGGAAATGCGCGCCCGTCTGGACGAATCCGCCGTCATTCGTCTGCCCGTCATCTCCAAGCAACTCCAGAGCAGCGACGGCACCATCAAGCTGCTCCTGGACCTGGGCGAAGGCGTTGGCATCGAGACTGTGCTCATCCCGGAGAAGACCCATTACACCCAGTGTCTCTCCAGTCAGGCCGGGTGCGCCATGGCCTGCACCTTCTGCCGCACCGGGCAGATGGGCCTGACCCGAAACCTCACCCACGGCGAGATTCTGGGCCAGATTCTGGTGGCCCGCACGGTCCTGGCCTCGCTCGACACGAAGCTTTCCCTTCGGAACCTTGTGTTCATGGGCATGGGCGAGCCTCTGCTGAACTACAACAATCTCCTGCAATCGCTTGAGTCGCTGCACCACCCCCAGGGCCTCGACTTCTCCTCGCGCCGCGTCACCGTGTCCACCGTGGGCATCGTGCCCGGCATCCTGGAGTTCGGACGCGCCGGGCTCGGGGCGCTGGCCGTGTCGCTGCACGCGCCCGATCAGGCGCTGCGCGAGAAGCTCATGCCCAAGGCCGCCAAGGCGCTGCCGCTGGACAAGCTCCTGGAAGTGCTCAAGAAAATACCCCTCAAGCCGCGCGAGAACATCACCTTCGAGTACGTGCTGCTCGGCGGCGTCAACGACTCGCCGCAGCAGGCCCGCGACCTGGTGCGGATTCTGTCGCACGTGAAGGGCAAGGTGAACCTCATCGCCTACAACGCGTCGCCCGGACTGCCCTACGACGCGCCCTCGCCCGAAGCCGTGGAAGCCTTCCAGAAGATCCTCTGGGACAAAGGCATCACTGTCACCCTGCGCAAGAGTAAAGGCCGCGACATCTTCGCCGCATGCGGGCAGCTTCTCGCCGCCAGCGCCGACGAGTAG
- a CDS encoding CBS and ACT domain-containing protein — MLIRDWMTKEVITVGPETSMMKASKLMREHKISRIPVVDDSGRLLGIVSDRDLKEASPSKATSLDMHELYYLLSEIKVKDIMTKTPLAVKPSETVEKAAVLMMNNNFGGLPVVDESLKVVGIITDSDVFKVLVQITGVTEGGVQLAFSLPNAPGSLKAVLDDLKTYEARVISVLTSFSHADEGRRDVYIRIQDPDKAVLTTLVDEMSKKYTLLYWVRDNLNPIIP, encoded by the coding sequence ATGCTTATACGCGACTGGATGACCAAGGAAGTGATCACCGTGGGCCCCGAGACCTCCATGATGAAGGCCTCCAAGCTCATGCGCGAACACAAGATCAGCAGGATTCCCGTGGTGGACGATTCCGGTCGGCTTCTGGGCATCGTGTCCGACCGCGACCTCAAGGAGGCCTCGCCCTCCAAGGCCACCTCGCTGGACATGCACGAGCTCTATTACCTGCTCTCCGAGATCAAGGTCAAAGACATCATGACCAAGACCCCCCTGGCGGTCAAACCCTCGGAGACCGTGGAAAAAGCCGCCGTGCTCATGATGAACAACAACTTCGGCGGCCTGCCCGTGGTGGACGAGAGCCTGAAGGTGGTCGGCATCATCACCGATTCCGACGTCTTCAAGGTGCTGGTGCAGATCACCGGCGTCACCGAGGGCGGCGTGCAGCTGGCCTTCAGCCTGCCAAACGCCCCCGGTTCGCTCAAGGCGGTGCTGGACGACCTGAAGACCTACGAAGCGCGGGTCATAAGCGTCCTGACCTCCTTCTCCCACGCCGACGAGGGACGCCGCGACGTGTACATCCGCATCCAGGACCCGGACAAGGCCGTGCTGACCACCCTGGTGGACGAGATGTCCAAGAAGTACACGCTGCTCTACTGGGTACGCGACAACCTGAACCCCATCATTCCCTAG